A region of the Osmia lignaria lignaria isolate PbOS001 chromosome 5, iyOsmLign1, whole genome shotgun sequence genome:
GTCGTCAACTGCGACACCGGAAGGATCATGTACGTGTCCGACTCCGTCGCGCCGGTTCTGAATTACACTCAGAACGATTGGTACGGCACCAGCTTGTACTCGCAGGTTCATCCGGATGACACTGAAAAAGTGAGGGAACAGTTGAGCGGCGGCGAGCCACAAAACGGAGGCAGAGTGCTGGACCTGAAGACGGGGACCGTGAAGAAAGAAGGCCAGTGTGAGTAGAAGAACAACCTTATTTAACGTCTTTACAACACCCTGACCGATCGTAAAATCTTATTCACAGCGTCGATGAGACTGTGCATGGGCTCAAGAAGAGGCTTCATCTGTCGCATGAAGGTCGGCAATCTCCAAACGACGGGGGACATGGCTGCTGCCCATGGACTCCACCGTATGAAACAGAGAAACTCGTTGGGACCACCGGCCAGGGACGGCCAGAATTACGCCGTGGTTCATTGTACAGGGTATATCAAGAGTTGGCCCCCGAAAGGTGAGTTTGCTGCGGGGTTCCAATGTTTCGTCTGGGATCCGTGGACATAACGGGTCGACCGCTCGACGTAGCGCCAACTTTCTATTTTAAAGCGAGGGAGACGGTTGTGCAGCAGGAATATGAACGAACCGGCGGCTTCGTAGAATACGAGGATAGCGACGTTTGTACTATAAATTAAGAGGCCGGCCGGAGACGTACAGCAGGACGGATAGTATGATCGGTTTATAAGAATGAATGGAATCGTCTTGACCTAACAGCCGACAGAACGATCGGAATACCGATAAACTATGTCGAGACGGTCTGATGCGGAATTTGTATGCTTTATCGTTGACCCTCGATGCATAACAAAAGGGTTTCGTGATGATTTTCGCGCATTTCCGCCTCGAACCGAGTCTCATCGATGATTATCAtcatctttcctttctttcaacCTTCGCGTGCACAATTATTATATTCGAGTATAATAAATTAGTCAGATTACCGTAACCTTAAGGTAGGCTAGATTTGTTAATTTTGTTATATGCCAGATGACAGAGAGCCTGCCATTGTTCAAGTGGGACCAGATGGTGTGGTCTCAGAGGATAACGTCAGCGCTCATTACTGCCTGGTTGCGATCGGGCGATTACAGGTCACTAGCACACCAAATAGTAGCGATTTAGCAGGTTCCAATAGCAATAATGGTAAGGATTTCTTATTCATTCTTCCACCAAGATTACATCTAACTTCGAACACCTTGATGTTTCAGAATTTATTTCACGTCATTCTGCAGAAGGTAAATTTACCTTCGTGGACCAAAGAGTGGGCGGAATTCTAGGGTACACGCCTTCCGAACTCTTAGGTCACCCGTGCTACGAATTCTTTCACCCAGAGGATTTGACGCACATGCGAGAAAGTTTCGAGCAAGGTGAAACACTTGTGAACCGTAGAGAAAAGCATTGATACACGGCTTCATTGTTGCTAATGAATACCCTTCCTTTGCAGTGCTGAAGCTGAAAGGACAAGTTGTGTCTGTGATGTACAGATTTCGAGCCAAAAATCGCGACTGGGTGTGGTTAAGGACGTCCGCATTTGCATTCTTAAACCCCTTCAACGACGACGTTGAATACATCGTCTGCACGAACACACATGCCAAGTATGAATCGTTAAACCGAACGCATAAATTGTTTTATTCTATTTAGTTCGCTTTGTGCTACTCCGTTCTGAAATTGTTAAGGTCATTCCATCCTGGTAGCGATGGTCAGACAGAAAATGAAGCTGTACCTGCTTATGGACAACCTGGTTTAGATTATTCTCTTCAAAGACATCCTGCCAGGGATCCTCTATATTCTGGGCACCACATGATGCAGCACCCGGCAACTGTTGCTACAGCTGGTAAAATATCAATTCTGTCAACAAAAAGTCATTTgttcataaatttttcattttcaaataatttctgtCAGGTCCTCAACAACCTAGGCCGTCTAGTACACAAAATGTCTATCAAGGGTACGAGACGACGCAATCGCCGATAGCTTATGGCTCGCCCGGACAGCAAAGCGCGTCCTCTTCAGTTTTAAGTAGAATTCAAAAACCAGCTAACACCTCTCCAACCCCTGTACAGCAGGCGTGGGCCATTGGAAGACAGGTAAGCGTAGTTTGTCATTAAAATTTCGACAAATTATTCAATGGTATCGCTCTCTTACATTAGCAACCAGTAACAGAAGGGTATCAGTACAATCAATTAAGTCCATCGAGGTCACCGAACGGACCAACATATACTCAATTAAGTAGCGGTGCTAGGACACCAGCTACCCAGTACCACGCAGTCACAACAGTACCTAATAATCCTGGTaagtaaaactttgaataatttaatataccgaTTCGTAAAACATAATTGGATTCCGTCAGGCATGTGGGGATGGCAAAGCCAGCAACATCAAGCACCTCAACAAGACGGTGGACAATCGAATCCTCAAGTTGCTGCACAGGCCCAACCACCTCATCCTTCTCAAGGTGGACCTGGCACGCAACCCCAAGAACTGTCAGATATGTTACAGATGCTGCAAGATCAAGGTGGTGCATCTGGTTTTGAAGAATTAAATATGTTCAATACTAATTTTGAGTAGCGACAAGGAAGTAGCAGGCCTGATAAACATCTACCTTAAAAAAAGCTTTAAGGTTCGAATCACCGGTAGAGTCCCGAGATTGTTCCGAGTATCGTAAGCCACACTTTTAATTTCggcattttatttaattttgtagggattatttgaaataaaaaaagtaaatcCCACGTGCCGGGTTCAAGTAAAATGATACGGATAAGAtttattctataaaatttcaTCTATATGATATGTCTTACACACAATGAATCTCACAGAATTCTCTAAACTCACCATCACTCACAATAGCTCACAACTGGCTCGTTACTCTCTATACTCTTCGTGTATCACTTTGTCTTCTCAGTTTTTACACTTTGACTTGTCTTCCAAATTCGTTATAAATACATTTACATCCATCGCCATTTGTTACATTTTCTCTGAAATTTCATCGTACAATGATTCCTATTGTGTCACAAATTTGCATTTATCATTTTGTTGCATTGACCGGATTTTAGAACATAAGGAaaacaatttcaaaaaaaaaaagagataaacattgtaaatcaaaaattaaatttcaaactttcctcGCTGTTCTAATAAATATTGTTATAGGTATAGGTTTATATTTTGAATTGTAAATGGCGGTCAAAAATGATTAGATATAGAGAGGCCTAGGATTTCATTGAGCTATTGTTAATGGATGTAAGTATGTGTATAAAATTTTGgacaaaacaaagaaaaatgcgTGTAAGATTTGTAATTGTTCAAGAAAGTGACGCTTCGTTAAGATTTTCAAACAAACACATTTATCGAACTGCATGTATTTTGTACGATTATTACCACTTtacatttttatagaatttgaaCGCCTTATCTGTGCTTATATCGATAAGTAATAGGGTGTAATTTTCCTTTTACGTAGTAGcgaattttgtttttaaaggAACGAGCACAtcgtcaaatatttaaaaaggaaGGAGATCCATTCTAAACGataaggggaaaaaaaaaatatttttaaaaaaacgtttcaattaaatttacaagAATCAcggtaattttaatacaaaaacttATCGTTAGATTTCTAAGATTagcttaattattttaatttaggtcattgtaattataaatagtGCAATCGTCAAAGTCGTCATCGAAACGGGAATGAATTGTTTAAACACAACACGATGTACAAAATTATGTGTAATCCACTTCGCTTCTCTGCGCAAAACACCATTTTTAGAtatttctaaaaagaaaaaaaaaaattatagataatGTTACACATATGAATATAGTTGCATTTATAAGTAACCACGTGTGATTTAATGCATTGTAGATGTACATGTCTAGCAAATTCTTATTAagtagaaagaggaaaagaaataattgcAGCATATCATGATGAATTGGGAACATTTGTcactaatatataaaagtttaCATTACACGTATAATTCTTTTTAATCATCCTATGTCGAAAGTAGCTACGATACTGACAATAATTAACATATTGAAGTCGACGAAGGCATCAATATGTATATGCAAATAATTGATTAAACTTCGAAACATATATGTGAATTATTTTATGATCCTTTATCCTctattgtttaaaattattttttcattattgtaTTTGATTGTTAACAATTGAGGAAAGGTTGCATAAAAGCGGGCATAAAACGTGTacaacatatttttatttaaataattctatacaaaaattacaatttcagcttaacagcagacaaattatccttttgtttcttttttttatctgtaTCAGTCTTTGCTTTGATGTGACTTTTCACTTGGTCTTGTAACTGATTGAAAAATGCAGTAGACGATTTTGGAACCTTGTAATTTGTCTCGTCCATTTTTATCACATTTCGATTATTGGTCAATTTCTTTACTAATTCTGCAtcgttcttctttttcttaGCGATTCCTGGTTTCAATGCGTTTAGTTTCTCCTTCTTCTCCGTTGCCTGTTGTCGCGTACGTTGTTTTGTCTTCTTACGTCTTCGTTCGCGTTTCATATCAGTCTTAGTACGTTCCGCTTTACCAATGAGATCACCTCGTGGTTTAGCTATAAAAAGgattaacaataaaatttagtatatttgAATCGAAAAAGGCAATTTCTTCAAAAGTATGTACCTTTAATTTCTTCTGGAGCTAATAAGGCAGCATCGCTCATCCCTACTGGAGCCACTTCCTCCATGTTAATTGCAGGAATGttactaataattttaatttctggtTTAgcctgaaataaataaaattaaattaaaaagactCCCGTTCAATTaagaaattttgttataaatatctTACTGGTTTTGGTGTGTAATGGAAATTAGATAAGGCATCCAACTTGTTAAACAAGGAATGCATCATTTCCCGAATTTCAATATGTAATTTtggttcttcttcctctttctcattACTTTCTGGATTTAATGCTTCCTTTTGTTTGAGATATTCATTTTCATAAATCTGAGACAAACTTTGTTTACTCTTTTCTTGGTTCAAGATCAACTTCTTCTTATATTCTAGTGGAGTTTCAACTGGTTTAAACTTCTTTTCAACATCATCCCAGGCTTTATCCTTTATTCTTTGCTTAATTATGTCTTCTAATTTCAATGTGGTTTGTTCAGTAATCACAGGTGGAGGTCTTGTTGTGACATCAAATTCTACAAATTCTTCTAACAGAGAGTTTTGTGGTCTGCTTGTTGCATTTACTTCACCCTTAAGCTGCCAAGCTTTCTCAGCAAGAGCTTCTTCTTCTAATTGTTCAATCCTTTTCTTCAGTCTTTCCTGGCGTGATTCAAAAGATGATTTAATTTCAGTATCTTCTTTTGTACTGACATTTTTATTATCTAAGCTATCTGTTTCATCAGAATCATTTGTGAGATTAAATGTAACTTTTTTCTTGGAGGGTTTATTATTTGCTGATTCATTCTCTATGTCCATTTCCATTTCACTATCCAAATTGCTATCATGTAATGACTTGTCATcatctgtatctttattatgtacaGAATCATCATGATCCTCATTTTCACTTTGTGGACTGTCAAAGAAATCtgcatatttcaataattttcctTCCTCAGTTTTCTGATCTTCTTTATCAGAATAATCATTAAATAAATCTACtgaatcatcatcatcatcagacTCATCTTCATTCTTCTCACTTtgcttctcctttttttcttcttttatcaaaTACTCATCCAATtcttgcaatttaaaaaatttgtcatCTACTATTGATGGtttatttttatgtttctttGTGGCTTCTTTCTGTTTTTGTGAAATACTTTCCATTTCAGCCTCATCCTCTGAAGTTTCTCCTTCTGTCATGTTTTCTTCATCATTTTCTTCATCCTCTGTTATGTCTTTTTTAATGTTCTGCTTAATTTCTGGCTTAGTTGTACTAACTGGTATTGTCAACTTTTTGTTTTTAGCTAAAACCCTTGAAACATTGCTAATAAAATGTTCAAGTTCTCCTTCATTTTGCAATTCAAGTTGTTGCCAAATCTGCTCTTCATCAAAACCTTCTGTTACAAGTTCTGGTAAAGCATTAGTGTTTCTCTCAGATTGTTCTTTTGTAAAGTCATACAAACGTTTTATGGAATCTTTAAAATTTAGAGCAATTTCATTTTGAACgctaaaacataaataaaatgaaaatatttaatgaattaacAGTTCTTAACAAGTGGTATTAAAATAGGTTATATAAAGAAACCTTTATAAAATACTCACTTTAAGAATTGTTCTGGTTTTTTAGTATTGCTATCAATAGCAGATATAACGCTATTTAATATATCTATTTCAGCCATTCTGTACTCAcatttatattacaatttttctttaaatattatttaataagcagGTTATGTTCGTTCCATGTAAGTACAACACCATGAGCGTGGTGCGATACCTActggaaaagaaattaattacaaaattatcaaTTACCGATGTTTTAAATTTATCGTCAACATGCTGTCGTTTCATTGGTCGGTATATTAGTTACAACTAATGCTATTGGTTCTTAACAGATGGCGCTAATTGGCTGGTTGGCGCGCAGTGACCGACGGGGTTTCGCGCAGCGTGGTGGGGGTGAAGCGGTTCAGTCGGAACTCGTCCGTGGCGCAGGACGGAGGGAGTAAAGACGAAGAACCGCTTGGAGTTCGAAGCTGTAAACGCATTGACGCAGACCTCGGTACAGTTCGCGTGACACGCTACCGCCAGAAAAAAGTTAAAACGCGTGCGTTTTTCAGTCCGTATTGTGTGTCGCGTGTGTTTACCAACCGCGCATCAAGTCGAAAAGAACAAAAACTTAGTGTGCCGCTTTGGTGGATTCTGAGTGCTTGAAAAGTGTTTAATCGAGTGTTGTCGCGGATTCACCAGGTGCTTTGGCTTTTTGGATAAGCTTCGTACACACGGAGAAAAGGTAAGCGTACTGATATTTGTCACCATTCTATAAATCAATCAATCTTGTTTCTCCGTTCGTGTTTTGCGAACGATACAGTCTAGCATACGTTCGATTTGCGTTAGAACGCGTGTCTCAGGACGAAATCACGAACATTTTGTGTAATCATTCGATAAAACATAGAGAAAAAAGTGTGGACCGCTGCTCGTGAGATTAGCTTTTGGGTTTGTTTATCGTCCTCGAGCGGTCCGGTCGACAAACAGAAAGTTTACGCGCGCAAAGGTCGACGGGTCACGTGGGACATTTCATACAAGGGATCCAGTGATCCGTTTCGACGCCAGAAAGGAAAAAAGTCGCGTACGAGTCCTTGCTCCTTTACGGCTTTCTTCCGTCACGTAGAAAGAATTCTTTACTAACTGGGTTCGATCGATCGGGGGATTATCCTCTATCTTTTTAAGATAACGATGGATTAATCCGAATGACTTTTTTCACAATATGTGCTTGTTTTTCAATTCTTTACCGACCCTCATTTTATTCGCATCGAGCCTCATCTTTTAAGAATTCTTACTTATACATATACTTATTTACGAATGACACATTGTATACATTATTTATATGGCGCTTAGTAATTCAATAGGATTCCTTTTTCGTGAAATATAACCTTAATGTTTTATTGAAACGCACCCtgacataaatatttttttgaacaGTGATAAATTTCgcaatatataattattatatgatTAAGTGTatcatattaatattattgtgcCGATATTCGAATATAAATAATCCTGACTCGAGAAGAAAATCCTACATTTCCTACACGAAATGTATTCATTCATGAATTTCAAAACAAGGGTATAAATGGAATGTCCCATGGTCGAGTGGTAAAAATTATGGTCAGAACTCGATCTCACGCGAGGGATTTGTATCGATTCTTCCCCGTAGGGAGAATTCAAAGTTTCCCTTCCTCCCGCCACAGCATCATCACGTGTCGTCGTACAGTCATTCCGTTACGAGGTCAGAATTCCTCGTAGAGGAGAACTGGTCGTTTGCAAAGGTCGGACAGCTGGAAAACGCGCGGAAGGGAGTGGGTTAGGTAGAGTTTTCCTTTTCACTCCTCCCGTTGCTGGTCGAACGAGTTCTCGAGATGTGGTTAGGATCCTAACGGGGCGCTAGCGTCGGTGCACGTTGAAATTGGAGCGGACTTCGATCTTTTCCCGAACGGTACCCGGCATTTGATCGGCCTTAGCCCTCGCGTTCCACGAGGAAATAATATTACCCGCCGCTCCGCGAGCCGCTGCCTCGAGTTTCTAATGAGCCCCTCCAGACTCTGGCTTCGTTCGTTCCTCTACTCGGCGAATACCGTAATTCTCAATGGATGCtcgttttttctctctttctcgctcgtACCTTCGATGCCTCCCTTTCTCGAGTCGTTTTTCTTGCCCCCACCATCGTGATTTTCGCGTCTCTCCCTACCATCGACGCGCCGTGGGCCCTTTCGATGCCCGTCTCGCGGGCGAAAGTCATGTGTGCGTGAAGGGGGCTTCTAGGGATAGATTCGATCCATCGATCAATTGTTTGAATACGCAGGATCAAACTAACGACGATTTAGGTTAGTAATTCAGCTGAGACTTAATTCAAAGTATTCAAAGTTTAACCCCGCGTTATTATATCGCCTTTAGAttcaaatataaatagaaaataaaattatggtaGTTATCATTCATAAACCCGAGGTCATTCCCATCGCTAGTAAACGTTAGTTGTAGTACTACTAACGAATAACGAAACGTAAGTTTCTCATGCGTGCGCGATTGCGCATGCGCGTACACCCGTATTCTGGGGAGTTGCTGGACCGCTCTGGGAGTCCCCTCGGGCCCCTCCTGTCGCTTCCCACCATTTCTCCGTTCAGACGGTCTCGTAGAGGGCAAGGAATcgagaaagatagaaagagaaagatccTTGGCGAGTCCTGGAACCCAAGACGAGCGAACGAGCGACTCCGGTTACAGACTTCAAGGCTTAACGCCGTACTCCCGCGTTCCGTCAATCGTGGATTTACGAATCGGCCAATGGGGAGAAGAAAATACTCGCGCGCAATGTTATTCTATCGCAATTACGATTGTACCGGTTCGTCCGAATTTGAATATCGTCGCGTGCCGGAAAGGGAAGGGATGAAGCGTGACCAAAAGGGACAACGATAGGGGGCACGAGTCACGAGGGGCTGATTTTTCCCTCGTACATCTCCGAAAGACATCTCATCGACGTAATTAGTTGTTAGTCCTGCATACGTGACCCCTCGGCACTCGGCCACGGAATACGATATGAAGGAACGGAGTTTTATCTAGCGCGTACACGCGGTCGGACTCTTCTAGTAGACGGCTCCGACACGACGGTGAATGTAAAACTGCCAGAACGCATGCAGGAATGTAGATTTTTCTTGTCAACTTTCTACAAGCCTCTGACGTCACGACGCCACTCGTTGCCGAATGCATTATAGCccgtttcaaaaaaaaaaagtaggctCGAACCTATTAACCCTAGGGACACGCGTCTTAAGtcgtatttcaatttctatactTTTGCAAATATTAGTCGCTAATGTCTTCATTATCAACGCGATTCTAAgggaaaaatttgtaaaacgaATCGCAAATAAAAAGAACCAGCCCTCCTTCTTCGAAGCCCAAGAGCAGACTGACTGGCCTCCGCGCGATGCAACTGGTCTTATCAGATGCAACTGGCCCATTTACCTAGGGCTGAAGTAACAGGCCCTGTGATTGGCGGAGTACGACTGATGAGACAAGCGCGGctatctgattggtcgaaagtGATTGATCGATAGGGCTGTTGTCAAAATAACGTATCGTAATATGACTGGTACGAACATCTATAgatgtttctttaattaaaaattactccTGAATAATATCGAGGAGAAGCGAGAGAAGCAAATACCTAGTCGACTGTGTCGCCTAAGATTACGCGTAATTAATGCAGGAACAGCGATAagataaaggaataaaataatattcgatTGATCCAACGTAACGCTGCTATCTCGCATATTTGACCCGCTAGCGTAAAATCATTATTCAGTGCCTGTTCTCGGCTATAAATTTGAGAGATAAAACTGGAGAATGCAAAGGGAACATCAAGACCTCTCGTGCGATACTCGAGGAGGCTGCTATCAATTGTAGAACCCTCGACGAATACTTTTTGCcttaatttttctaacaataaaTTACCGTTACTTGTAATTTTCTTCTTGAAAAAGAACGCAGAAAAGCGTAATTATTGTGGTCGGTAATTTCACTTGGGTTTAGCCGGCTGAAACGATTCCATCATCGGTACGCGAGTTACATTTCCTGTAATTGAACCGAACTGGCTTTCCATTTCACTTTTCACCGTTACATTTCACCAGGAGGGAATTTAGTTACGATAGTAACCTCTTCAGCGTACTTAAGGATCTCCGTTCGTTCGATGTCTGAAAACCACTTGGTCCATTATCGGTTGAAGTAGTTTCAAGAACAACGATGATTGCCAGATGATGAAGACTTAGGCTATTCAGAACtcgaagaaaaattgtttctcGTGTGATATTTTCATTCGTGTAGATCCAAAATAGATTCCGGGAACTTTGGTATCTCTAGCATCTAACGGTTGCTCCTCCGTCGATCACCAAGTTTCCTCGCCACGGAGCGTGCacaattttctgaaattcaatGGTCCGTTAGAGAGGAAGGCGAGCTTCCTTGGATTCACAGAGCGAATCTGATCGACGAAGCGGAAACTGGAATCGACGCAATTCCGAGGAGATCCACGTATCCTTAGAGCTCGGATCCCAGGGCCGATGGAATGCgcgggaaaaagaaaatattctgaatCGAGCTCTcgaattcttatttttcaatacttgttggtcttcctcgcGTTACTACCGATGGAACGTACGATAGAAAGAGGGTATTCGACGTGTGgtcttattaaattattatcgaTCCGATTAGACAGCTACTGGCGGGATAATTGGATGACGATCATCGTCTGAAACGGCGCGGCGGCTCATTGAAAACGGCTTGATCGCGCAATATCGATTAAACTTGCTGGATACAGGATACGAGGTTTCCTTCAAAGTATCCGCTTATTAGAGACTTCGAATTAACGAGGGAAAGGTGGGATAATTGGTGCATCTTTTTCGCAGCTCTCATCTTAGAATTAGAATAGAACGTGTTTTTCAGGAATACTGTTAATATGTTAATCGACGTGGAAGGGAACATTGTAATGGAGCGAGtacatgtaaaaataaattttgataagaTAATAGCGGTTAATGATTCACGACTGATCTTGGGGTCATGAATTACGCACTTTGCAAAATCAGTAAACAGCAGTAAATTTGATTACAGAGATTAAGCATTTGCATAAATAACTTGTGAATGGAAATATTTCCATTCTCGATACTTTATGTGGTTGAATTTTGAAACAGAGATATAAAAAAAAGCAGGATTTATTTGTATCTGCAGACAAAGATTAAAAAGTTACATAAGATACATCAGTGAACGTTGCAAACTCTTCTTTGCATCTTCTTCTTGAGGACGTGTAAGTGTCTTAGAATTATTAGTTTATTTTTTGTAGTGTCACTTTATCAAGCATTTCTATTGCTTCAGTGACTCACATTTGTTGATTCTTGATGTCATCCAATATTGGTAAAGCTTCAAGTTCTATCTTCATCTTGTATTAATAAACACTCTGATTCCCTGTCATAGTCTGATACTAACAGATGATTTGAATTATCATTTGGAATAGGATCTTCCAACAGACCTTCCCCAggaaaattaagttttattcCATGGGATGCTTTTCATCTTTCCAACTACCTCATGCTTTCAGTAAATGTAGGATGAGAATCTAACATTTCATTGAGGCATTACATTCTTAAGTCTTTTAAGAGCTTCTCTTTTGATTAAATTATCTCTGGAAACCATTTTAGCACAAAAACCTTCAATTTCCTTTCTGATCCTCTTTCAGTCAGAAACAATTGATGTTTCTATACCTAAGTCAGCAGCAGCAGCATTGTTCAATGGCTCACCTTCATCTGTTCGCAACAAAGCTTGTTTTTCCTGTCATACCTATAAATATCAAATGTTGAAAACAATATATCCTGTAATAAACATTGTAATTACTCAGCAATGAGCAAGAGTTGAGAGTTATTTTTAGATAGTCTTGACCTACTTGTAACATCAATTAATCACCCAAGTTCTGTGATATAACGAAGAATCATTCTTGGGTTACTTGTAACAAACATTAACATACTTTTCTAAGAAACAAGCATctgtaatatataaattttagtgAACTATAAATTCAGCTAATATAATAGAATTCAAATAAATCAGTCTGCTTTCTATACctacatattttttattgtttaacaaATCCtctgtatgtacatacaggtTATGTTATTCATTCTTATCACTgacattttaattcataaatgtGTATCAGAATCTTTCAAATTATCAATTCCTCAAGTTAAACT
Encoded here:
- the tgo gene encoding aryl hydrocarbon receptor nuclear translocator homolog tgo isoform X2 — encoded protein: MYGGGSGSGGYGVGLGPGAGPSHYIPSAASVGYQLAPPPPPPPPPSCPSAGSQLLSYGPNLSPHHMQPTHTDAQQSKRRRSDEDDPNGCKYRRLEDENVQDKERFARENHCEIERRRRNKMTAYITELSDMVPTCSALARKPDKLTILRMAVAHMRALRGTGNTSPDGAYKPSFLTDQELKHLILEAADGFLFVVNCDTGRIMYVSDSVAPVLNYTQNDWYGTSLYSQVHPDDTEKVREQLSGGEPQNGGRVLDLKTGTVKKEGQSSMRLCMGSRRGFICRMKVGNLQTTGDMAAAHGLHRMKQRNSLGPPARDGQNYAVVHCTGYIKSWPPKDDREPAIVQVGPDGVVSEDNVSAHYCLVAIGRLQVTSTPNSSDLAGSNSNNEFISRHSAEGKFTFVDQRVGGILGYTPSELLGHPCYEFFHPEDLTHMRESFEQVLKLKGQVVSVMYRFRAKNRDWVWLRTSAFAFLNPFNDDVEYIVCTNTHAKSFHPGSDGQTENEAVPAYGQPGLDYSLQRHPARDPLYSGHHMMQHPATVATAGPQQPRPSSTQNVYQGYETTQSPIAYGSPGQQSASSSVLSRIQKPANTSPTPVQQAWAIGRQQPVTEGYQYNQLSPSRSPNGPTYTQLSSGARTPATQYHAVTTVPNNPGMWGWQSQQHQAPQQDGGQSNPQVAAQAQPPHPSQGGPGTQPQELSDMLQMLQDQGGASGFEELNMFNTNFE
- the tgo gene encoding aryl hydrocarbon receptor nuclear translocator homolog tgo isoform X5, translating into MFTVSTIAHSIPVVAGSDPSKMTQKRSAGMSHVGSDEDDPNGCKYRRLEDENVQDKERFARENHCEIERRRRNKMTAYITELSDMVPTCSALARKPDKLTILRMAVAHMRALRGTGNTSPDGAYKPSFLTDQELKHLILEAADGFLFVVNCDTGRIMYVSDSVAPVLNYTQNDWYGTSLYSQVHPDDTEKVREQLSGGEPQNGGRVLDLKTGTVKKEGQSSMRLCMGSRRGFICRMKVGNLQTTGDMAAAHGLHRMKQRNSLGPPARDGQNYAVVHCTGYIKSWPPKDDREPAIVQVGPDGVVSEDNVSAHYCLVAIGRLQVTSTPNSSDLAGSNSNNEFISRHSAEGKFTFVDQRVGGILGYTPSELLGHPCYEFFHPEDLTHMRESFEQVLKLKGQVVSVMYRFRAKNRDWVWLRTSAFAFLNPFNDDVEYIVCTNTHAKSFHPGSDGQTENEAVPAYGQPGLDYSLQRHPARDPLYSGHHMMQHPATVATAGPQQPRPSSTQNVYQGYETTQSPIAYGSPGQQSASSSVLSRIQKPANTSPTPVQQAWAIGRQQPVTEGYQYNQLSPSRSPNGPTYTQLSSGARTPATQYHAVTTVPNNPGMWGWQSQQHQAPQQDGGQSNPQVAAQAQPPHPSQGGPGTQPQELSDMLQMLQDQGGASGFEELNMFNTNFE
- the tgo gene encoding aryl hydrocarbon receptor nuclear translocator homolog tgo isoform X4, coding for MFTVSTIAHSIPVVAGSDPSKMTQKRSAGMSHVGSDEDDPNGCKYRRLEDENVQDKERFASRENHCEIERRRRNKMTAYITELSDMVPTCSALARKPDKLTILRMAVAHMRALRGTGNTSPDGAYKPSFLTDQELKHLILEAADGFLFVVNCDTGRIMYVSDSVAPVLNYTQNDWYGTSLYSQVHPDDTEKVREQLSGGEPQNGGRVLDLKTGTVKKEGQSSMRLCMGSRRGFICRMKVGNLQTTGDMAAAHGLHRMKQRNSLGPPARDGQNYAVVHCTGYIKSWPPKDDREPAIVQVGPDGVVSEDNVSAHYCLVAIGRLQVTSTPNSSDLAGSNSNNEFISRHSAEGKFTFVDQRVGGILGYTPSELLGHPCYEFFHPEDLTHMRESFEQVLKLKGQVVSVMYRFRAKNRDWVWLRTSAFAFLNPFNDDVEYIVCTNTHAKSFHPGSDGQTENEAVPAYGQPGLDYSLQRHPARDPLYSGHHMMQHPATVATAGPQQPRPSSTQNVYQGYETTQSPIAYGSPGQQSASSSVLSRIQKPANTSPTPVQQAWAIGRQQPVTEGYQYNQLSPSRSPNGPTYTQLSSGARTPATQYHAVTTVPNNPGMWGWQSQQHQAPQQDGGQSNPQVAAQAQPPHPSQGGPGTQPQELSDMLQMLQDQGGASGFEELNMFNTNFE
- the tgo gene encoding aryl hydrocarbon receptor nuclear translocator homolog tgo isoform X8, producing MLDPTRMILTGVNIEGWRTRMYRTKKDLRGTGNTSPDGAYKPSFLTDQELKHLILEAADGFLFVVNCDTGRIMYVSDSVAPVLNYTQNDWYGTSLYSQVHPDDTEKVREQLSGGEPQNGGRVLDLKTGTVKKEGQSSMRLCMGSRRGFICRMKVGNLQTTGDMAAAHGLHRMKQRNSLGPPARDGQNYAVVHCTGYIKSWPPKDDREPAIVQVGPDGVVSEDNVSAHYCLVAIGRLQVTSTPNSSDLAGSNSNNEFISRHSAEGKFTFVDQRVGGILGYTPSELLGHPCYEFFHPEDLTHMRESFEQVLKLKGQVVSVMYRFRAKNRDWVWLRTSAFAFLNPFNDDVEYIVCTNTHAKSFHPGSDGQTENEAVPAYGQPGLDYSLQRHPARDPLYSGHHMMQHPATVATAGPQQPRPSSTQNVYQGYETTQSPIAYGSPGQQSASSSVLSRIQKPANTSPTPVQQAWAIGRQQPVTEGYQYNQLSPSRSPNGPTYTQLSSGARTPATQYHAVTTVPNNPGMWGWQSQQHQAPQQDGGQSNPQVAAQAQPPHPSQGGPGTQPQELSDMLQMLQDQGGASGFEELNMFNTNFE